The segment CTCGCCTGCACCAACGCCGTCCTCGACCCTCTCGCCTACTACTTCGCCGCCGAGTCCTTCCCGCGCTCCGTCGCGACGCCCGTCACCTCCCCGCGACCGGCCCGGGCAGCTCAGGCCACCACCGCCGCTGCCACGGTGCTTGCCGGTTCCTCCACCCCGAAGACGCCGGCGACCTGGGGTTTCCGGTGTTGGCGGTGAATAAAAGGGGATGTGTCGCAATGgtttttccccccctgccccaccccacgcCACCACCAACCACCGCTGGGTTTGGCGTGGTTGGGGACAGGAAGGGACGGCGATGGGGGACAGATGGGGACTGGgttgggggacaggaggggacggcgATGGGGGACAGATGGGGACCAGGATCGGGGACAGGAAGGGACCACgatggaggagaagaggggaCCATGATGGGGGAAAGCAGtggacagggatgggggacagatGGGGATCGGCATGGGGGACAGACAGGGACCAGGATGCGGGAGAGGAGGGGACCTGGATGGGGGACAGATGGGGACCTGGATGGGGGACAGACAGGGACCACgatggaggagaagaggggaCCACAATGGGGGACagatggggaccgggatggggggaCAGAAGGGGATCGGCATGGGGgacagatggggacagggatgggggacagatGGGGACCTGGATGGGGGACAGGAAGGGACCACGATGGAGGAGAAGAGGGTACCCCAAGACAGAtggggactgggatgggggacagggatgggggacagatGGGGATCGGCATGGGGGACAGACAGGGACCaggatgggggagaggaggggacggGGATGGGTTACTGGgatggaggagaagaggggactgggatgggagacagatggggaccggggtgggggacaggaagggatggtgatggggtagaggaggggacagggatgggggacagatGGGGACTGGGATGAGGGACagatggggaccgggatgggggacaggaggggacctCAATGGGGGAAagcaggggacagggatgggggacagatAGGGACCACAATGGGGGACagatggggaccgggatgggggaCAGACAGGGCCTGGGATGGGGGGCAGgaagggacagggatgggggacaggaggggaccgggatgggggacaggaggggaccaCGATAGGGGTCAGCAGGAGACATGGATGGGGGACAGACGGGGATGAAGATGGGGGACTGGGATGGGGGACAGATGGGGGACAGGGATGGCGGGCAGACGAGGACCGGgatgggagagaggaggggaccGGGATTGGGGACAGAGATGGAGGACAGCAGGGGGATGACGAGGGGCAAACGGGGTCTGGGGACGCGAGAGAGACGCGAACTGCGATGGGGGACCAGCAGGGGACGAGCACGGGGGACAGAAGCGGGATGAGGACGGGGGACAGGAGGCCACGCGGCTGGAGGGGACAGCAAGGGACGGAGCAAGAAGGGACCCTCATCCCGGCACCTCCATCACGCTCCGACGCCGGCTGCCTTCTCGGGACTTTATTcctccctgtccccctcctctcccaccaCCTCCCAGCGCTCCTCATCCAGCACCCGATAGTTACGGCGGCGATAAACGTCggcgcccagctcccagctccgcCGCGTCGCCTCGTAGAGGCCGCGCAgcaccggcggcagcggggcgaaACCCCCGAGCCGCGCCAGCTCGGCGCAGTAAGCCCATTGCGCCGACCCCAGGCGGTGCAGGTGCCGCGGGTCGCCTCCGGCTTCGCCGTATCGCTCCAGCTCCTCCTGAGCTTCCCGCCGCAGCGTTTCGCCCGGCGGCAGGTTGCAAGCGCCCGCCAGCACCGCCAGGAAGAAGAGCACCTGGCAATGGAAGAAGGCGAAGGGGCAGATACGGCTGCAAAGACCCACCAGGGCCAACGTCGGGTGACACGGCGGCAGCATGTGCCGGTAGAGCGGCGTCACCGACCGCTCGGTCACCCGCAAGCCCAAAGCTTCggccggcaggaaggggaaggagtAAGCGTAACCCGTGCACAGCAGCAACGCGTCGGCCCGGCTGGCCGTGCCGTCGGCGAAGAGCACCTCGGCACCCCGTACGGCCCGTACCGGCGCCGCTTGGATCACTCCGGCCGGTAAACCCGGCACCGGCGGCGGCCGGTGGCTCAGGGTGACGCTGCGAGCCAACGGCGCCAGTTCCTGCGCCAGGTCCACGCCGGAGGGGCCGGCGCCCAGCAGCACCACGGAGAGGCCGGCGAAGGGCTCCGGGTGCCGGTACTCGTGGCTGTGCAGCACCTGGCctggaaggggggtggggggggatggcatcagcggggacggggacactggggacatggacgtgcagcagggatggggacTTTGGGGACAGGGACTTTGGGGACGGGGGGATGCAGCAGAGACGGGGACACTGGGGACGtgtgcaggcagcagggatggggactttggggacgtggggatgcagCAGAGACGGGGACACTGGGGACGTGGGTGTGCAGCAGgggtggggacactggggacagggggatgcaggagggacggggacactggggacatgggCATGCAGCAGGGACGGGGACTTTGGGGATGGGGGGATGCAGCAGGgacggggacactggggacatgggCATGCAGCAGGACGGGGACACTGCGGACGGGGGGATGCAGCAGGgacggggacactggggacatgggcgtgcagcagggatggggacTTTGGGGAGATAGGCGTGCAGCAGgaatggggacactggggacgtGGGCgtgcagcagggatggggacactggggacggggggatgcagcagggatggggacatggggccgGGGGGATGCAGCAGGGACAGAGTGATTGAGGATGTGGGGACGGGGGCATGCAGCAGGGACGGGGtcattggggacatggggacgggggatgcagcagggatggggacatggggatggggggacgcagcagggacagggacatggggacttGGGATGCAGCAGGCATGGGGTCATTGGGGtccttggggacatggggatgggggacacaCTAGGAACAGGGttgttggggacatggggacaggggatgCAACAGGGACGGGGTCattggggacgtggggatggggatagGGTCATCGGGCACATGGGGACAGAGtcagggggacacagggacatggttGGGGCCAGGGCccgaggggacatggggacattagGAAAAGGGTCAGTGAGATGCAGCAGGGATGGGGTTGGTGTcaatggggacatggggaccggGGGGGGCACACGAGGACAGGGTCAGGGGGGCACAATGCGGACAGGGtcattggggacatggggatcgGGGACAGGATTAACGGGGGACAGGGTCAGGGGGACGCAGGGACAGAGTGGGGGGGTTGCAGGGACACAGCGGCATTGGGGACGGGCATGGGGACACGATGGGGTCAGTAGGGCCAGCAGGGAGGAGGGGTCAAGGGGGACTGAAGTGACCGGAGGCGCTGTCACCTGTGAACGTGTCCAGCCCGGGGATGTCGGGCAGTATGGGGGTGGCATAGTGGCTGCAGAGAGAAcgagggacatgggagggggtccCGGCCGAGGCcaccgtctccatccccgtccccacggCGGCTCCTACCCGGTGCAGACCATGACGGCGTCGAAGTGCTCGGTCTGCCGGCGGCCACCGGTCCCCAACCCGCGGGAGGTGACGGCCCAGCCGCCCTCCGGCGCCGGGCTCACGTCCTCCACGAGCTGCAGGAACTGGGGacgcggcggtggggggggagtCAGGGTTGGGGACGGGGATATGGTGGGGGTCAAGGTCAAGGACAGGGACACGGAGGTCAGGGTtggggatggggacgtggggggcagctggggatggggacatggcgGGGGTCAGGGTTGGGGACGGGGACGGTGACACAGGGGAGTCAGGGTTGGGAACAGGGACATgagggggcagccggggacgGTGACACGGTGGGGGTCAGggttggggacagggacatgAGGGGGCAGCCAGGGACGGGCACACGGCGGAGGTCAGGATTGGGGACGGGGACACAGGGGTCAGGGTTGCGGACAGTGACACAAGAGGGGTCAGGGTCGGGGATGGGGACGTAGCGGGCAGCCAGGGACGAGGACATGGGAGGAggtcagggatggggacatgggggtcaggggctggggacggggacggtgaCACGAGAGGGGTCAGGGTCGGGAATGGGGACACAGGGGcagctggggacggggacacggtgGGGGTCAGGgttggggacggggacacgggggcagagtcagggatggggacagtgacATGGCGGGGGTCAgggtcagggatggggacatgggggcagctggggacagggacatgaAGGGAGGTCAGGGttagggacatgggggacagcCAGGGGTGGGGACACAAGGAGGGGGTCAGGgtcggggacggggacatggggggcagccagggctgtggggcagggacgaAGACCCAGGGGGACGTGGCGGGGGTCAGGgatgcaggaggcagagcagggccatGGGGCAGCGGGTCGCGCTATGGGGCAGGGCTGAGCAGTGGGCCCTCAGGGAGTGGATGGGGGCcatgccgtggggcagggggctgcgccatggggcaggggggtgagccatggggctgggacaAGCTGTGGGCCCATGGAGAGCAGATAAGGGccatgctgtggggcagggggccgAGCCGAGGGCCTTTGGGGAGCAGATGGGGGCTGTGCCATGGGGCAGAGAGCTgcgcagtggggctgggggccgcgtcGTGGGGCTGGGACAAGCCGTGGGCCTGCAAGGAGTGGACAGGGGCCATGCCGTGGGGCAaggggctgagctgtggggcagAGACAAGCCACGGGCCCTTGGGGAATGGATGGAAgccgtgccgtggggcagggggccaTGCCGTGGGGCAGGACTGAGCTGTGGGCCCTCAGGAAGTGGCTGGGGGGTGAACCATGGGGATAGGGgttgagctgtggggcagggggccgAGCTGCGGGCCCTCGGGGAGCAGACAGGGGCCacgccatggggcagggggccAAGCCGTGGGCCCTCAGGGAGCAGACGGAAGCCgcaccgtggggcagggggctgtgctgtggggcagggctacACCGAGGGCCCTTGGGGAGCAGATGGGGGCCacaccgtggggcagggggctgcgctgTGGGGCTGAGCCGAGCTGCAGGCCTGCAGGGAGCGGATGGGGatggtgccgtggggcagggggccgcgccatggggcagggggcagctcACGCGGATGTGTGGGAGGACACCGGAGGCAGCGGCGTAGCGCTCCAGGTAAGCCAACACATCACtgtggggcaggaaggagggCAGGTCCGCATCGAAGGGGAAGTCGGGGAAGGCCATCACCTCCTTGGGCAGGTTGGTCCTGGGGAGGTAGTGGGGTGAGACACGGCCTCAGCCCCACGGTGAGGTGAGGTAGGTCCTTAGGGTGGTCCCAGACCCACAGTGAGGTGAGGTGGGGCCTTGGGCTGGTCCCAGACCCACAGTGAGGTGAGGTGGGGTCTTGGGGTAGGTCCTAGACCCACAGAAAGGCAACACAGGTCCTTGGGGTGATCCCAGCCCCATAGAAAGATGAGATGGGTCCTTGGGGTGGTCCTAGACCTACAGAAAGGTGAGGTGGGGCTTTGGAGTAGGTCCTAGACCCACAGAAAGGCAACACAGGTCCTTGGGGTGGTTCCAGACCCATAGAAAGGTGGGGTGGGACCTTGGGGTGGTTCAAACCCCACAGCAAGGTGAGGTGGGTCCTTAGGGTGGCCCCAGATCCATGGGGACGTGAAGTGGGGCGTTGGGGTGGTCCTAGATCCacggtgaggtgaggtgaggccTGAGGCTGGTCCTAGATGCATAGAAAGGTAGGATGGGTCCTTGGGGTGGCCCCAGACCCACAGCAAGGTGAGGTGGGGCTGTCGGGGTAGGTCCTAGACCTACAGAAAGGCGATATGGCTCCTTGAGGTGATCCCAGACCCACAGAAAGGTGACATGTGTCCTTGGGGTGGCCCCAGACCCATAGAAAGGTGAGGTGGGGCCTTGGGGTGGCCCCAGACCCATAGAAAGGCAACACGGGTCCTTGGGGTGGTTCCAGACCCATGATGAGGTGAGATTATTCCTTGGGGTGGCCCCAGACCCATAGAAAAGTGAGGTGGGGCCTTGGGGTGGTCCTAGACCTACAGAAAGGTGAGGTGGGGCCTTGGGCTGGCCCTAGACCCACAGAAAGGCAACATGGGTCCTTGAGGTGGCCCCAGACCCACAGTGAGGTCAGGGGGCCGTTGGGTAGGTCCTAAACCCACAGCAAGGTGAGAAGGGTCCTTGGGGCTGTCCTAGACCCACAACCAGGTAAGGTGGGGCCTTGGGGCGGCCTCAGACCCATAGAAAGGTGAGAATGGTCCTTGGGGTGGTCCTAGACCCACAGCAAGGTGAGGTGGGTTGTTAGGGTGGGTCCAGCCCCACGGCAAGGTGACATGGGTCCTTGGGGTGGCTCCAGTCCCCTGGTGAGGCAAGAGGGCTCCCCAGGGTGGCCCCGGACCCACGGCAGGGTGAGGACAGTCCCCAAAgtggccccagccctgctgtgggGTTAGAGGGGTGGCTCCAGCCCTGTGGGGTGAGAGAGGGGTCCGTGGGGCAACCCCAGCCCCATAGTGGAGTGA is part of the Struthio camelus isolate bStrCam1 chromosome 37, bStrCam1.hap1, whole genome shotgun sequence genome and harbors:
- the LOC138063898 gene encoding uncharacterized protein, producing the protein MAAERRRQRVVVVGAGAAGLCAARHLLARPVAFEAPVVLEAGDRLGGTWVYAEGSPAPGAPPRAALYRHLRTNLPKEVMAFPDFPFDADLPSFLPHSDVLAYLERYAAASGVLPHIRFLQLVEDVSPAPEGGWAVTSRGLGTGGRRQTEHFDAVMVCTGHYATPILPDIPGLDTFTGQVLHSHEYRHPEPFAGLSVVLLGAGPSGVDLAQELAPLARSVTLSHRPPPVPGLPAGVIQAAPVRAVRGAEVLFADGTASRADALLLCTGYAYSFPFLPAEALGLRVTERSVTPLYRHMLPPCHPTLALVGLCSRICPFAFFHCQVLFFLAVLAGACNLPPGETLRREAQEELERYGEAGGDPRHLHRLGSAQWAYCAELARLGGFAPLPPVLRGLYEATRRSWELGADVYRRRNYRVLDEERWEVVGEEGDREE